A genomic segment from Saprospiraceae bacterium encodes:
- a CDS encoding Gfo/Idh/MocA family oxidoreductase, whose protein sequence is MSNRRNFIKNATLATSAVVLGTNSLSAKSYKNILGANDRIMLGSIGIGGRGNDLLKGFTSLYKDNVMVKTLCDVDSKFFDERLQLATKNQNGMKPGTVTDMRKVYDDKEIDAVLIATPNHWHALAAIWACQAGKNAYSEKPASHNIWEGRKMVEAARKYNKIVQVGFQNRSNSSVINAINFLHNGGIGDVYMARGLCYKPRNSFGIAKDSEAPATLDYDMWLGPATYRPYNEKKGHYNWHWHWSTGNGDTGNQGPHQFDIARWGLNKKVHPVKVQSMGGIFGISPLECSQETPNTQISNFEYADGKILEFETRGRYTNGEANAGVQIGNLFYGTEGWMEIDGSTWKAYKGAEKKAFAGSDIGGGAAVGGDTSFITAPDGNAHFKNFITALRSGKRSDLNCDVEVGHMSTVLPHMANIAYRVGETLRFNGEYEQFINNPEADMFLSRKYRYPYVVPENV, encoded by the coding sequence ATGTCTAATCGAAGAAATTTTATCAAAAATGCCACTTTGGCTACCTCCGCGGTAGTACTTGGGACCAATAGTCTATCTGCTAAATCCTACAAAAATATTTTAGGTGCCAATGACAGGATCATGTTAGGATCTATTGGGATCGGCGGCAGAGGCAATGACTTATTGAAAGGATTCACCAGCTTATACAAAGACAATGTGATGGTCAAAACCCTTTGCGATGTTGATTCCAAATTTTTTGATGAGCGGCTGCAGCTTGCTACAAAAAATCAAAATGGGATGAAGCCTGGCACGGTCACTGATATGAGGAAAGTCTATGATGATAAAGAAATCGACGCTGTCCTGATAGCCACTCCTAATCATTGGCATGCACTGGCTGCTATCTGGGCATGTCAGGCCGGCAAAAATGCTTATAGTGAAAAACCAGCTTCTCACAATATCTGGGAAGGTAGAAAAATGGTAGAAGCCGCCCGAAAATACAATAAAATCGTGCAGGTAGGTTTTCAAAACCGCTCCAACAGCAGTGTAATCAACGCCATTAACTTTCTGCACAATGGAGGTATAGGCGATGTATATATGGCCAGAGGTTTGTGTTATAAACCAAGAAATTCATTTGGTATAGCTAAAGATTCTGAAGCACCAGCTACTTTAGATTATGATATGTGGTTGGGCCCGGCGACTTATCGTCCCTATAATGAGAAAAAAGGGCATTACAACTGGCATTGGCATTGGTCCACTGGAAATGGCGATACCGGCAACCAGGGCCCTCATCAGTTTGATATAGCACGATGGGGTTTGAACAAAAAAGTACATCCCGTTAAAGTGCAATCCATGGGTGGTATCTTCGGAATATCTCCATTAGAATGCTCCCAGGAGACGCCTAATACTCAAATCTCTAATTTCGAATATGCAGATGGCAAAATTTTGGAATTTGAAACCAGGGGCAGGTATACCAATGGTGAAGCCAATGCAGGAGTTCAGATCGGAAACCTATTTTATGGCACCGAAGGTTGGATGGAAATAGATGGCAGTACCTGGAAGGCATATAAAGGCGCTGAGAAGAAAGCCTTTGCAGGATCAGATATAGGAGGAGGAGCAGCAGTCGGTGGCGACACTTCCTTCATCACCGCTCCGGATGGTAATGCTCATTTTAAGAATTTTATCACAGCATTACGTTCTGGAAAACGGTCAGACCTTAATTGTGATGTGGAGGTAGGGCATATGTCTACCGTACTGCCCCATATGGCCAATATAGCCTATAGGGTTGGGGAAACTTTGCGATTTAATGGCGAGTACGAGCAGTTTATCAATAATCCTGAAGCAGATATGTTTTTGTCCCGTAAGTATCGATATCCTTATGTGGTGCCGGAGAATGTATAG
- a CDS encoding cytochrome c has translation MKKILLYLVTILLLVIAGFFIFVQSTWNKKHEAPYPDIKASTDSAVIARGKYLVFGPAHCAECHGDMNKMKELAAGEIIPLCGGWELPIDPGIMRARNITPDVETGIGKLTDGEIARTMRYSVGSDGRTIFPFMPFQNMSDEDLTAIISFLRSQPAVKNKIEPSALNFLGKAIQAVGMIQPIFPEGTPPKTVKIDSTIEYGSYIANSVANCKGCHTDRDLKTGKFTGKPFAGGFHMPPDAFSKGFAFITPNLTPDVETSRLKDWTEQAFINRFRQGRIYETSPMPWGPFSRLDEVELKALYRYLQSIPAVKNSVVKTVFAPGEALPK, from the coding sequence ATGAAAAAAATCTTACTTTACCTGGTGACTATACTGTTATTAGTCATCGCAGGATTTTTCATCTTCGTCCAATCCACCTGGAACAAAAAACACGAAGCACCCTATCCTGACATCAAAGCAAGTACAGATAGTGCAGTCATTGCGAGAGGTAAATATCTTGTATTTGGACCGGCGCATTGTGCCGAATGTCATGGAGACATGAATAAAATGAAAGAATTAGCTGCCGGAGAGATCATTCCTCTATGTGGAGGCTGGGAGTTACCTATTGACCCGGGCATAATGCGCGCAAGAAATATAACCCCCGATGTTGAAACCGGTATCGGTAAATTAACCGATGGAGAAATAGCCCGAACGATGAGGTATTCTGTAGGCTCTGACGGTAGAACCATTTTTCCATTTATGCCATTTCAAAACATGAGTGATGAAGACCTGACTGCGATTATTTCCTTTTTGAGGTCACAACCAGCCGTAAAAAACAAGATAGAACCTTCAGCGTTAAACTTTTTGGGTAAAGCCATTCAAGCTGTCGGCATGATCCAGCCAATTTTTCCGGAAGGCACGCCACCTAAAACAGTCAAAATAGATAGCACTATTGAATATGGCTCCTATATCGCCAATAGTGTAGCCAATTGTAAAGGATGCCATACAGACAGAGATCTGAAAACCGGCAAGTTTACTGGAAAACCATTTGCCGGTGGATTTCATATGCCGCCGGATGCTTTTTCCAAGGGATTTGCTTTTATCACACCCAATCTTACTCCTGATGTCGAAACAAGCAGGTTAAAAGATTGGACTGAACAAGCTTTTATCAACCGATTCAGGCAAGGAAGGATATATGAGACTTCGCCCATGCCCTGGGGGCCTTTTTCAAGATTGGACGAAGTAGAGCTCAAAGCGCTGTACAGATATTTACAGTCAATACCTGCGGTAAAAAATTCAGTAGTAAAAACAGTTTTTGCTCCAGGCGAAGCTTTGCCAAAATAA
- a CDS encoding rhomboid family intramembrane serine protease — MLRLTDVVKQLLIINAILFVVSILPLYQYMPDLAMYYPASPQFRPYQIITHMFMHGSLSHFFFNMFMLVTFGPMLESFMGSKRFLFYYLFCGLGAIFLHVVFWYLEISQLSPGQYAMYLQHPGSVVGASGALFGILVAFGMYFPDTQLMLLIPPIPMKAKYMVILCIALEFFMLARGAETQIAHYAHLGGALFGFLIILYWRKTGK; from the coding sequence ATGCTTAGACTGACCGATGTAGTCAAACAGTTACTGATCATTAATGCCATATTATTTGTAGTCAGTATTCTGCCTTTATACCAATATATGCCTGACCTGGCGATGTATTATCCCGCATCGCCCCAGTTCAGACCCTATCAGATCATTACGCATATGTTTATGCATGGTAGTCTGAGTCATTTTTTCTTCAATATGTTTATGCTGGTGACTTTCGGACCCATGTTGGAGTCTTTTATGGGATCCAAGCGGTTTTTATTTTATTATCTTTTTTGTGGTTTAGGAGCGATCTTTCTGCATGTGGTCTTTTGGTATCTGGAGATATCCCAGCTCAGTCCGGGTCAATATGCCATGTATCTGCAACATCCTGGCAGTGTGGTAGGTGCTTCCGGAGCCTTATTTGGTATTTTGGTTGCCTTTGGGATGTACTTTCCGGATACACAACTAATGCTTTTGATTCCCCCGATACCGATGAAAGCCAAGTATATGGTGATCTTATGTATCGCCTTGGAATTTTTTATGCTCGCACGTGGGGCAGAGACTCAGATAGCACATTATGCGCATTTAGGCGGTGCCCTGTTTGGTTTTTTAATCATCCTCTATTGGAGAAAAACCGGTAAATAG
- a CDS encoding PmoA family protein encodes MKKYFIVIAVLTGIGLMVSSFINFPGKEKKIRFIRNDAEKKVDVLVDDHLFTSYIYPDNIKKPVLYPLTTPMGTRITRRFPLEHSVGERTDHPHHVGLWFNYGDVNGLDFWNNSDSIKPDKRSRYGTIVHQKIVSMQDGKLEVLMQWVSPEGKILLLENTTFIFKATDKEYSIDRITRLTAANGDVSFKDNKEGVLGIRVCRELELPDDKPQIFTDSKGVATTVKVLNNEGVHGQYLNSNGVEGLDCWGKRANWMVLTSNIGREDISLAILDHPQNVGYPTYWHARGYGLFAANPLGQEALSDGKDKLNFALKNGESVTFKHRILIANQTLNKSDLDSKFSAFSKM; translated from the coding sequence ATGAAAAAATATTTTATTGTAATCGCAGTGCTTACAGGTATTGGTTTGATGGTATCTTCTTTTATTAACTTTCCAGGGAAAGAAAAGAAAATTCGTTTTATCCGAAATGACGCAGAAAAGAAGGTTGATGTACTGGTCGATGATCATCTATTCACTTCTTATATCTATCCTGACAATATCAAGAAACCGGTCTTATATCCTTTGACTACCCCTATGGGTACCAGGATCACCCGAAGATTTCCTTTGGAACATTCTGTGGGTGAAAGAACGGACCATCCGCATCATGTAGGCCTCTGGTTTAATTACGGGGATGTCAATGGCCTGGACTTTTGGAACAATTCTGATTCTATCAAACCTGATAAAAGAAGTAGATATGGTACGATCGTGCATCAAAAAATAGTCAGCATGCAGGATGGAAAGTTGGAAGTACTGATGCAATGGGTGTCACCCGAGGGAAAAATATTATTATTAGAAAACACGACTTTTATTTTTAAGGCCACAGATAAAGAATATTCTATTGATCGCATCACCAGGTTGACTGCGGCCAATGGAGATGTAAGTTTTAAAGACAATAAAGAAGGCGTGCTGGGTATCCGGGTTTGCCGGGAATTAGAATTGCCCGATGACAAACCACAAATTTTTACAGACTCCAAAGGTGTGGCGACTACAGTAAAAGTATTAAACAATGAAGGCGTGCATGGCCAATATCTTAATTCAAACGGAGTGGAGGGCCTGGATTGTTGGGGCAAAAGAGCCAATTGGATGGTATTGACCTCTAACATTGGCCGCGAAGATATATCCCTGGCGATTCTCGACCATCCTCAAAACGTGGGTTACCCTACCTACTGGCATGCACGTGGGTATGGATTATTCGCAGCCAATCCGCTAGGCCAGGAAGCTTTAAGTGACGGCAAAGACAAATTGAATTTTGCTTTGAAAAACGGAGAAAGTGTTACTTTTAAACATCGCATCCTCATCGCTAACCAAACATTAAATAAATCGGATTTGGATTCGAAGTTTTCAGCATTCTCAAAAATGTAA
- a CDS encoding rhomboid family intramembrane serine protease → MLGSSIWDDFRYHISKSTRLNQIILINITFFITLVIARIALNVTQGSSGAGQSLLTEWLSLHTDPTYLITHPWILATHMFTHFGLWHILWNMLMLYWFGNIVGDLLGDKMVWPVYIVSGLTGALVIFIFSNLFNYPSAEVMAYGASAAVMGFVLAATMIAPDYVMHLLLIGEVRLKYVAIVVILIDLVGLAENSNTGGHLGHIGGALGGVLFILYIRQGWSLHDLFQKKPPTKIIPIRKPVMSPSGSAKPISSLSKKSASEETVLSPQEEIDRILDKIRIKGLNSLTEEEKKRLDQFSGSGH, encoded by the coding sequence ATGTTAGGATCTTCTATATGGGATGATTTTCGATATCATATCAGTAAGAGCACCAGGCTCAACCAAATCATACTGATCAATATTACTTTTTTTATCACCCTGGTCATCGCACGCATTGCACTCAATGTGACCCAGGGATCAAGTGGAGCCGGCCAGAGCTTACTCACCGAATGGCTATCGCTGCATACCGATCCTACCTACCTGATCACTCACCCCTGGATATTGGCTACACATATGTTTACCCACTTTGGCCTCTGGCATATCCTCTGGAATATGCTCATGTTGTATTGGTTTGGCAATATCGTAGGGGATCTATTGGGCGACAAGATGGTGTGGCCGGTATATATTGTATCGGGACTAACCGGAGCCTTGGTGATCTTTATTTTTTCTAACCTGTTTAATTACCCTTCTGCAGAAGTGATGGCTTATGGAGCTTCCGCTGCGGTCATGGGTTTTGTATTGGCTGCTACGATGATCGCACCCGATTATGTCATGCACCTCTTATTGATCGGTGAGGTACGGCTCAAATATGTGGCCATTGTCGTCATCCTTATTGATCTGGTAGGTCTCGCAGAAAACAGTAATACTGGTGGGCATCTTGGCCATATTGGAGGTGCTCTGGGCGGTGTGCTTTTCATTCTATACATCCGGCAAGGCTGGTCACTCCATGATCTTTTTCAAAAAAAACCACCTACCAAAATAATCCCCATCAGAAAGCCGGTGATGTCCCCTTCGGGCAGTGCTAAACCGATATCCTCCCTCAGCAAAAAATCTGCTTCGGAAGAAACTGTACTCAGCCCTCAGGAAGAGATAGATCGTATACTCGACAAAATCAGAATCAAAGGCCTCAACAGCTTAACCGAAGAAGAGAAAAAAAGATTAGATCAATTCAGCGGCAGCGGTCATTAA
- a CDS encoding histidine kinase, whose protein sequence is MAEVFNSMNERDSSLHYARLSYLNGSSIARKLQVMDASNLLVKLYRNNAPDSVIYYQDIAIAKQDSLYGPHKLKQLQLLMLDQLQKQQKTQQEQQAYKNKIRTIALLTLLGFFLTIAIILFRNNQHKQKTNSILQDQKDEIQKNLALLKSAQGQLIQREKMAALGELTAGISHEIQNPLNFVNNFSELSKELMEEVLGERKKENGKRDESLEGEILGEIKENLSKIHYHGQRASSIVKGMLEHSRTNTGKKELTDINVLLEEYLRLSYHGLRAKDKDFHAEMVIDFDPNLSKTEVIPQDIGRVFLNLINNGFQAVDEQSKKGIEGFKPTLTVSTKSETDRIIICIKDNGPGIPESINDKIFQPFFTTKPTGQGTGLGLSLAYDIVTKGHGGALEFISTVGIGAEFIITLPLKS, encoded by the coding sequence ATGGCAGAGGTATTCAATTCAATGAACGAGAGAGATTCCAGCTTGCATTATGCCCGACTTTCTTATCTCAATGGTAGTAGTATTGCCAGAAAACTCCAGGTCATGGATGCCAGCAACCTGTTGGTAAAATTGTATAGAAATAATGCTCCTGATAGTGTGATTTATTACCAGGATATAGCTATCGCGAAGCAGGACAGTTTATACGGACCTCATAAATTAAAGCAACTCCAATTGCTGATGCTGGACCAACTACAAAAACAACAAAAAACTCAACAAGAACAGCAGGCATATAAAAACAAAATCAGGACAATAGCACTGCTGACATTATTGGGATTTTTTTTGACTATAGCCATCATCCTTTTCCGAAACAATCAACATAAACAAAAAACAAATTCTATACTTCAGGACCAGAAAGATGAAATTCAGAAAAATTTGGCTTTATTAAAATCAGCTCAAGGTCAGTTAATACAACGAGAAAAAATGGCCGCGTTGGGAGAACTAACCGCAGGTATTTCCCATGAAATCCAAAACCCATTAAACTTTGTGAATAATTTCAGTGAACTAAGCAAGGAATTGATGGAGGAAGTTTTAGGAGAAAGGAAAAAGGAGAATGGAAAAAGGGATGAATCTCTGGAAGGAGAAATTTTAGGCGAAATCAAAGAGAACCTTTCAAAAATCCACTACCACGGCCAAAGAGCCAGCAGCATTGTAAAAGGCATGTTGGAGCATAGTAGAACCAATACTGGCAAAAAAGAACTGACCGATATAAATGTCCTGTTAGAAGAATATCTGAGGCTTTCTTACCACGGTCTACGTGCCAAGGATAAAGACTTCCATGCTGAAATGGTCATCGATTTTGATCCAAACCTATCAAAAACAGAAGTCATTCCGCAGGATATTGGAAGGGTGTTTTTAAATCTAATTAATAATGGATTTCAAGCAGTTGATGAGCAATCGAAAAAGGGAATTGAAGGGTTCAAACCAACACTTACAGTTAGCACAAAATCAGAGACTGACCGAATTATTATCTGCATTAAAGACAATGGCCCTGGCATTCCAGAATCCATCAATGACAAAATCTTCCAACCCTTCTTTACCACCAAACCTACCGGTCAGGGAACTGGATTGGGGTTGAGTTTGGCCTACGATATTGTTACAAAAGGGCATGGGGGTGCTTTAGAATTCATTTCAACTGTGGGGATTGGAGCGGAGTTTATAATTACTTTACCTTTAAAAAGTTAA
- a CDS encoding GHKL domain-containing protein, which translates to MNNSDSSIYFAKLALNTAQQKYDPRIILESTQLLARLYSGISPATSNQYLNLYVNTKDTFYNSNKLKQMEEIRINEQQLRFDQIVREKALRSNIIQYSLMGLAMLLLISALFFYRNNQIKKTSNRQLEKAYKELTATHEALKSTQSLLIQSEKMASLGELTAGIAHEIQNPLNFVNNFSEVSKELAEELKEEANKETIDKLLISEIANDIAENQVKINHHGNRASSIVKGMLEHSRTSSGKKELTDINALADEYLRLAYHGLRAKDKDFNAALVTDFDPNLPKIEVIPQDIGRVLLNLINNGFQAIDEQSKRGIEGYKPTLTVTTKLENARVKISVKDNGSGIPEEIKDKIFQPFFTTKEAGKGTGLGLSLAYDIVKAHGGTIEVKSNYYPPGGEIMVGSPPSGRTGNEGETHPNASIYCGTSFIILIPIV; encoded by the coding sequence ATGAACAACTCCGATTCTTCTATATATTTTGCTAAATTGGCATTAAATACTGCTCAACAGAAGTATGATCCACGCATTATCTTAGAAAGCACACAACTTTTGGCTCGCCTGTATTCTGGAATTAGTCCTGCAACCAGCAATCAATATTTAAATCTTTATGTCAATACAAAGGATACATTCTATAATTCAAATAAGCTCAAACAAATGGAAGAGATACGGATTAATGAACAACAACTCCGTTTCGATCAAATTGTTCGTGAAAAAGCTTTAAGAAGTAATATCATACAATATTCTCTGATGGGTCTGGCTATGCTTTTATTAATTTCTGCTTTATTTTTTTATAGAAATAATCAGATCAAAAAGACCTCTAATAGGCAATTAGAAAAAGCATACAAGGAACTTACTGCAACACATGAAGCGCTCAAATCCACCCAATCGTTACTTATCCAATCAGAAAAAATGGCTTCACTTGGAGAGCTCACTGCAGGAATTGCTCATGAAATACAAAACCCTTTAAACTTTGTGAACAATTTTTCAGAGGTTTCTAAAGAGCTTGCAGAAGAGCTCAAAGAAGAAGCAAATAAAGAAACCATTGATAAATTACTCATTTCAGAAATAGCCAATGATATTGCGGAAAACCAAGTAAAAATCAATCACCATGGAAATCGTGCCAGCAGCATCGTAAAAGGCATGTTGGAGCACTCCAGAACAAGTTCAGGTAAAAAAGAACTAACTGATATTAATGCCTTAGCTGATGAATATTTACGCTTAGCATACCACGGTCTCCGTGCCAAGGATAAAGACTTTAATGCTGCATTGGTCACCGACTTCGACCCAAACCTCCCAAAAATAGAAGTCATTCCACAAGATATCGGCCGGGTGCTTTTGAACTTGATAAATAATGGATTCCAGGCTATTGATGAACAATCCAAAAGAGGAATTGAAGGCTACAAACCAACGCTTACAGTTACCACAAAACTTGAAAACGCCAGAGTGAAAATATCCGTAAAAGACAATGGCTCCGGGATCCCGGAAGAGATCAAAGACAAGATCTTTCAACCTTTCTTTACCACCAAAGAAGCAGGGAAAGGAACGGGCTTGGGCTTATCATTGGCGTATGATATTGTGAAGGCTCATGGAGGGACCATTGAAGTTAAGTCAAATTATTATCCTCCTGGAGGGGAAATCATGGTTGGAAGCCCGCCTTCCGGACGGACAGGTAATGAAGGTGAAACCCACCCGAATGCCTCGATCTATTGCGGTACTTCATTTATCATTCTAATCCCTATTGTCTGA